CTTGCTCCCCGCGGGTCAACCGTTTCACTCTGAAGCTGGGAACCTCAGAGTCGCCTCATCACCGTTCCCCCAGCCCAGATGCCGTTTCTGTGTTGTTGCCATCGGTCTCCCGATGCGCCTCGCGGCGCCGCGGTGCTGCACGGAGGGAGGAGTTTCCTCAGGGTGTTGCCCCTCACCTGCCCACCAGCTCGCACCCAAGCATGTTAGGTTAGAGGTGTTGGTAAAACCTTTTCTGCTCTGCTTATGTAGTCTGCTTGGATGGTTAAGATAGTAGTTGATAGCAGGGAGCCAGATGTCATCGCAGTTCTTCTGCTGCAGCTAGGTGTGGAGGTGGAGAGGAGAGCTGTGACGCCTGGAGACTATATACTTTCATCTGAGTGTGCTGTTGAGAGGAAGACGACTCAAGACTTCTTTAACTCGCTTTTCAGCGGTAGGCTGTTTGAGCAGGTGGAGCGCCTTAGAGAAGCCTACACAAAACCACTTATGATAATAGAGGGTGATGTAGGTGAGGAGCTTGCGAATAGGCTGAACCCAAGAGCCTTCTGGGGTGCTCTCCTCAAGCTGCAAATGGACTACAACTTACCTACAATAAACACATACAACACGCTTCAAACAGTAGACCTACTAGCAACACTAGCAAAACGCTTACAGCAGCAGTCCGCAGAACCCATAAAGCTGAGGCATAAGCCAAAGATCTTGACTGAGAGGGAACGCCAGATCTATGCTGTCTGCGGCCTGCCTGGCATCGGAGAGGGTTTAGCCGTTAGGCTTCTCTCCCACTTCGGCTCGGTTAGAAGAGTGTTCATCGCCTCCAAAACCGAGCTTATGAAGGTTGAGGGTATAGGTGAGTTGAAAGCTGAGCGGATAACCAAGCTCTTGGATGCACCTTTCACATAAACCACGCAGAGAGGGAATATCTTAAAAACATCCTAAACTCTGCACATAATTGAATGGCTGCGAAAAAGGTTGGGCTTCTTACAGAAAGACAGATCGAAGTGCTAAAGCTGAGAGCTCAAGGTTTGACGCAAGAGGAGGTCGCTAAGAGGCTAAACACAACAAGAGAAAATGTGAGCATACTTGAGAAGAGGGCTTATCAGAACATAAAGTTGGCCAGAGAAACCTTAGCAGCCCTGAAGAGCTTTGGCGTAGCGGTTTCTGTGGTGATAAAGCCGGGCACACACCTTGTGGATGTTCCACGCATCATATTGAATAAAGCAGATGAAGCTAACATAAAGGTTAAAGCAAACTTCACCAGAATCTATGATGAAATAAGGTTTAGGGCAGGCGACAAAGTTAAGAGGACTAGAGTGATTCGCCCGATCACTGTAAAGATCTTACCTAACGGAGACTTTACAGTAGAATAAATGAACATTATCTTAGCCCCAAGTACCTCTCAACATCTAGCGCAGCCATACAACCAAATCCAGCAGCAGTTATCGCCTGCCTATATCTATGATCATGCACATCTCCAGCTGCAAAGACCCCACTAACACTCGTCATACTACCTTCC
This genomic stretch from Nitrososphaerota archaeon harbors:
- a CDS encoding Tfx family DNA-binding protein → MAAKKVGLLTERQIEVLKLRAQGLTQEEVAKRLNTTRENVSILEKRAYQNIKLARETLAALKSFGVAVSVVIKPGTHLVDVPRIILNKADEANIKVKANFTRIYDEIRFRAGDKVKRTRVIRPITVKILPNGDFTVE